A stretch of the Nicotiana tabacum cultivar K326 chromosome 6, ASM71507v2, whole genome shotgun sequence genome encodes the following:
- the F3'H gene encoding flavonoid 3'-monooxygenase (The RefSeq protein has 10 substitutions, 1 non-frameshifting indel compared to this genomic sequence): MAIFSLLLYTVIFSFLLHSILTLFFRKRYPLPLPPGPKPWPIIGNLVHMGPKPHQSTAAMARTYGPLMHLKMGFVDVVVVASASVAAQFLKTHDANFSSRPPNSGAKHLAYNYQDLVFAPYGPRWRMLRKICSVHLFSAKALDDFSHVRQDEVRTLTRALASAAQKPVKLGQLLNVCTTNALAQVMLGRRVFADANGGVDPQAEEFKSMVVEAMVLAGVFNVGDFIPALDWLDIQGVAAKMKKLHARFDAFLTSILEEHKSNQFGETKEHEDLLSTLISLKKEEGDNEGGKLTDSEIKALLLNLFIAGTDTSSSTVEWAIAELIRNPRILAQAQHEIDKVVGKNRLVMESDLAQLTYLEAIVKETLRLHPSTPLSLPRIASESCEINGYFIPKGSTLLVNVWAIARDPNEWVNPLEFRPERFLPGGEKPKVDVRGNDFEVIPFGAGRRICAGMNLGIRMVQLITATLIHAFNWDLPIGQSSEKLNMEEAFGLTLQRADPLVVHPGLRLEAQAYIG; this comes from the exons ATGGCAATCTTTTCCCTACTTCTCTACACTGTCATTTTCTCTTTCCTTCTACATTCCATTCTCACCTTATTTTTTCGCAAACGTTACCCGTTGCCACTACCACCAGGTCCAAAACCATGGCCAATAATCGGAAACCTAGTCCATATGGGTCCAAAGCCACACCAATCAACTGCAGCCATGGCTCGAACTTACGGTCCACTCATGCACCTTAAGATGGGATTCGTGGACGTGGTGGTTGTGGCGTCTGCATCGGTGGCGGCTCAGTTCTTAAAAACTCATGACGCTAACTTCTCGAGCCGCCCTCCGAACTCGGGTGCGAAACACTTGGCTTACAATTATCAAGATCTTGTTTTTGCACCCTACGGACCAAGGTGGCGTATGCTTAGGAAAATTTGCTCTGTTCATCTTTTCTCTGCCAAGGCTTTAGATGACTTCAGCCATGTCCGCCAG GATGAAGTAAAAACACTTACGCGCGCCCTAGCGAGTGCTGGGCAAAAGCCGGTCAAGTTAGGCCAACTGTTGAACGTGTGCACCACGAATGCACTTGCGCGAGTGATGCTAGGGAGGCGGGTGTTCGCTGACGCAAGTAGCGCTGATCCACAGGCGGAAGAGTTCAAGTCAATGGTGGTGGAAGCAATGGTGCTCGCCGGCAATTTCAATATTGGCGATTTTATTCCGGCACTTGATTGGTTGGACATACAAGGTGTAGCTGCAAAGATGAAAAAGCTCCACGCGCGTTTCGACGCGTTCTTGACCTCAATTCTAGAGGAACACAAAAGCAAGCAATTTGAAGAAACGAAAGAACATGAAGACTTGTTGAGTACGTTAATCtctttgaaaaaagaagaaggcgATAATGAAGGAGGAAAGCTCACAGATTCAGAAATTAAAGCTTTACTTTTG AACTTGTTTATAGCTGGAACAGACACGTCCTCAAGCACAGTAGAATGGGCCATTGCGGAGCTTATTCGTAATCCAAGAATACTGGCCCAAGCCCAACATGAGATTGACAAAGTGGTTGGAAAGAACCGGCTCGTGATGGAATCCGACCTAGCCCAATTAACTTATTTGGAAGCCATAGTCAAGGAAACCTTAAGGCTTCATCCATCCACCCCTCTCTCCCTCCCTAGAATTGCATCCGAGAGTTGTGAGATTAATGGCTATTTCATTCCAAAAGGCTCAACACTTCTCGTGAACGTTTGGGCCATCGCTCGTGATCCAAATGAATGGGTTAATCCATTGGAGTTTAGGCCCGAAAGATTTCTGCCGGGTGGTGAGAAGCCCAAAGTTGATGTGCGAGGAAATGACTTTGAAGTAATTCCATTTGGAGCTGGGCGTAGAATCTGTGCTGGAATGAATTTGGGCATACGAATGGTCCAGTTGATAACCGCAACTTTAATTCATGCATTTAACTGGGATTTGCCTATTGGACAATCGTCAGAGAAACTAAACATGGAGGAAGCATTTGGGCTGACCTTACAACGGGCTGATCCGTTAGTGGTGCACCCCGGTCTTCGCCTAGAAGCCCAAGCATACATTGGGTGA